Genomic window (Streptomyces sp. TG1A-60):
ACCGTGATCGACGTGAAGGTCGGCATCCCCCGCGAGGTCAAGAACAACGAGTTCCGGGTGGCCATCACCCCCGCCGGCGTGCACGAGCTGGTGCGCCACGGCCACCGGGTCGTCATCGAGCAGGGCGCCGGTGTCGGCTCGTCGATCCCGGACGCCGAGTACGTCGCCGCCGGCGCTGGGATCCTCACGACCGCCGACGAGGTGTGGGCCACCGCCGACCTGCTGCTCAAGGTCAAGGAACCCATCGCCGAGGAGTACCACCGGCTCCGCAAGGACCAGACGCTCTTCACCTATCTGCACCTGGCCGCCTCCAAGGAGTGCACGGACGCCCTCGTCCAGTCGGGCACGACCGCGATCGCGTACGAGACCGTCGAACTGCCCAGCCGGGCGCTGCCGCTGCTCGCCCCGATGTCCGAGGTCGCGGGCCGGCTCGCCCCGCAGGTCGGCGCCTACCACCTGATGCGCGCCAACGGTGGGCGCGGGGTGCTGCCGGGCGGCGTGCCGGGCGTGCCGGCCGGCCGGGCCGTCGTCATCGGCGGTGGCGTGTCGGGCTGGAACGCCGCGCAGATCGCCATAGGCATGGGCTTCCACGTGACCCTGCTCGACAAGGACATCAACAAGCTCAAGGAAGCCGACAAGATCTTCGGCACGAAGATCCAGACCGTCGTCTCCAACGCCTTCGAACTGGAGAAGGCATGTCTGGAGGCCGACCTCGTCATCGGCGCCGTCCTCATCCCGGGAGCCAAGGCCCCGAAGCTGGTCACCAACGAGCTGGTGTCGCGGATGAAGCCGGGAAGTGTCCTTGTCGACATCGCGATCGATCAGGGCGGCTGCTTCGAGGACTCCCGGCCCACCACCCACGCCGAGCCGACCTTCCCCGTCCACGGCTCGGTCTTCTACTGCGTCGCCAACATGCCCGGCGCGGTGCCCAACACCTCCACCTACGCGCTGACCAACGCCACGCTGCCGTACGTCGTGGAGCTCGCCGACCACGGCTGGGTCGAGGCGCTGCGCCGCGATCCGGCGCTGGCCAGGGGGCTCAACGCCCATGACGGCAGGGTCGTTTACCGCGAGGTCGCCGAGGCGCACGGCCTGGAGCACGTCGAGTTGGCGTCCCTGCTCGGCTGACCGGCGGCTTTAAGTCACCTTTCGGTAAAAGGCGATACGTCAACACAGGTCGTCAACAGCGGTTTCCCGGCCGGATCTTGCCCGACAAGGTCCGGCCGGATGTGTGTATGGTCACTTTGCGACACTTGCGCAACTCGCCTCGAACGTAACCGTTCGGATGTTTCGCGCACCGGTGAAACCTGCCGTGCGACGGCCCTACGCCCTTGACAGCCGCATGTTTCATTGCCGACACATCGGGCCGGGTCCGGCGGATTGTGTTGCTGCGGACCGCCGACACGCCATAGAGTCGCCAACCGTCGGCATGGTGCCACGCTGACCTATCTAGAAGTTTCCTGGTCACCAAGGAGGTAAGACGACTTGTGAATGAGTCGACATTTACTCCCGGGGGTGGTCAACCAGGAATGCCTGCGCCGGTCTCGGGCCCCACGGGGTTCGCGGCTGTCGGCTCCGTCGCTGTCCGCACCTTCGCAGCCCAGCAGAGTTCGCAGGCAACTCAGACAGCACTCCAGAGCATGGATGGCCAACACGTGAACGCCATGGCCGGCGACGCAAGTGGCGGGGTCCACAACCACTTCGCCGACTACGACGAGCTGCCCGACGGGCACTTCTACGACCCCGACGCCGAGTACGAGCCCGATCCGGAGTACGCGGCCACGCTCGCGCCCGACGCGGCCCGCCAGCGCCGCGAGCGCATCGGTCCGACCGGTCGCCCGCTGCCGTACTTCCCGATCCCGGGTCCGCTGACCGACCACGGCCCCGCGACGATCATCGCGATGTGCAACCAGAAGGGCGGCGTCGGCAAGACCACGTCGACCATCAACCTGGGTGCCGCGCTCGCGGAGTACGGCCGCCGGGTCCTGCTCGTCGACTTCGACCCGCAGGGCGCCCTCTCGGTCGGCCTCGGTGTGAACCCGATGGAACTCGACCTCACGGTCTACAACCTGCTCATGGAGCGGGGCATGTCGGCCGACGAGGTCCTGCTGAAGACCGCGGTCCCCAACATGGACCTGCTGCCGAGCAACATCGACCTGTCGGCGGCCGAAGTCCAGCTGGTCTCCGAGGTCGCCCGCGAGTCCACCCTGCAGCGGGCGCTCAAGCCGCTGTTGGCCGACTACGACTACATCGTCATCGACTGTCAGCCCTCACTCGGCCTGCTCACCGTGAACGCTCTGACGGCCGCGCACAAGGTGATAGTGCCACTGGAGTGCGAGTTCTTCGCCCTGCGCGGTGTCGCGCTGCTGACGGAGACCATCGAGAAGGTCCAGGAGCGGCTCAACCCCGACCTGGAGCTCGACGGCATCCTCGCCACGATGTACGACTCGCGCACCGTGCACAGCCGTGAGGTCCTCGCGCGGGTCGTCGAGGCGTTCGACGACCACGTCTACCACACGGTCATCGGGCGCACGGTCCGCTTCCCGGAGACCACGGTCGCCGGTGAGCCGATCACCACGTACGCGTCCAACTCCGTCGGCGCCGCCGCCTACCGCCAGCTCGCCAGGGAGGTGCTCGCCCGGTGTCACGCCGAGTGAGTCTGCCGGGGGCCGACGAACTCTTCCGTACGACAGGGGGAATGGCGCTGCAGCCGTCCGCTCCCCGGCGGGGGCCGGGCGGAGAAGCCCGGGTGCCCGGTCCCGCCGGAGAGAGCGACCCGGGGGCCGCGGCGGAGGACGCGCCGCCGTCCGTGCCCGTGCAGGGCGGTGACGGCGAGGGGTCCGAGCATGTGGCCGCGGAAGCCGAGAGCGACGGCGAGCAGCCGCGCAGCCGGTCCGCTGCCGCCGGTGCCGAGCGGGCCGCTGCCGCCGCGCGCCAGCCCAAGCCGCCGCAGGAAGGTTCTGCCGCCGGCGCCGTGCCGCGCAAGCGGGGGCGGGCCGGCGGGCGCCGGCCCAGCGGGCGGGAGCGGCACGACGAGAAGATCACCGTGTACGTCTCCGCCGAGGAGCTCATGGATCTTGAGCACGCCCGGCTGGTGCTGCGCGGGGAGCACGGGCTGGCCGTCGACCGAGGGCGCATCGTGCGCGAGGCGGTCGCCGTGGTGCTGGCGGACCTGGAGTCCCGCGGGGACGCGAGCATCCTCGTACGGCGGCTTCGCGGGCGGTAGGGGTAGCCTGCGGGGGCTATGACCTCGTTCGACTCCTCTGCGTCGGCCTCCGGCGGTTCAGCCGGTCGTCGACGTGCGCTGGGGAGGGGGCCCGGGGCCGCGCCCCCGGCTCCGGAGAGCGGATCCCTGGCCGAGAAGCGTTCCCCGGCTGAGGCCGGTGGGACGTCGTGCCCACCCGTTCCTCCCTGCGGAACGCCTGCCCACGACGCCGGCAGCGGTGACGAGGCGCACTCTCCTGTCGTCCCCCCGGAAGCCGAAGCCGCCGGTGGCGGTGCCGAGGGGTCGCCCGCGGGCACCTCCGCCGAAGCCGCAGCCGGGGCGGAAGTCGATGAGGAGTACTCTCCCGTTGTCCCGGCCGGAGCCGGAGCCGGAGCCGGAGCCGACGGCGGCGGGGGCTTCAAGGTTCGGCTCTCCAACTTCGAGGGGCCCTTCGATCTGCTCCTTCAGTTGATCTCCAAGCACAAGCTGGACGTCACCGAAGTCGCGCTGTCCCAGGTGACCGATGAGTTCATGGGGCACATCCGGGCCATGGGGCCGGACTGGGACCTGGATGAGACGACCGAGTTCCTGGTGGTCGCGGCGACCCTGCTGGACCTGAAGGCCGCCCGGCTGCTGCCCGCCGCCGAGGTCGAGGACGAGGCCGACCTCGCGCTCCTCGAAGCCCGGGATCTGCTGTTCGCCCGGCTGTTGCAGTACCGCGCGTACAAACAGATCGCGGAGATCTTCAACGGGCGGCTGGACGACGAGGCGCGGCGGTATCCGCGTACCGTCGGGCTGGAGCCGCAGCACGCGGAGCTGTTGCCCGAGGTGGTGATCAGCATCGGGGCGGAAGGATTCGCCAGGCTCGCTGTGAAGGCGATGCAGCCGAAGCCCAAGCCTCAGGTGTACGTCGATCACATCCACGCGCCGCTGGTGAGTGTGCAGGAGCAGGCCCAGATCGTGGTCGCGCGGCTGCGGGAGCTGGGGGAGGCGTCCTTCCGTGTGCTCGTGGAGGACATCGACGACACCCTCACCGTCGTCGCCCGTTTCCTCGCGCTGCTGGAGCTGTACCGGGAGAAGGCCGTGGCGCTCGACCAGGAGACCGCGCTGGGGGATCTGACCGTGCGGTGGACCGGTGGGGACGGGGGCGAGGAACCACTGGTCACGGACGAGTTCGACCGCCCACCTGAGCCTCCCCCACTCTCGACTCCGCTCGGGCGGGCGGTACCCCCACCGGAGGAGAAGACGTGAGCGAGGAGAGAACCGGGGTGCCCGAGGGCCCGCCTGCCGTCGCCGACCTCGACCTCAGGCCCGCCCTGGAGGCGGTCCTCATGGTCGTGGACGAGCCCGCGACGGAGGAGCACCTGTCGAAGATCCTGGAGCGGCCGAAGCGGCAGATCGCCAGGGCGCTCAGGGAACTGGCCGACGAGTACGCCGTGCAGGGGCGCGGGTTCGAGCTGCGGCTGATCGCCGGGGGGTGGCGGTTCTACACCCGGCCCGAGTACGCCACCGCCGTCGAGCGGTTCGTGCTCGACGGGCAGCAGGCCCGGCTGACCCAGGCCGCTCTGGAGACGCTGGCCGTGGTCGCGTACAGGCAGCCGGTGAGCCGGAGCAGGGTCTCGGCCGTACGAGGAGTCAACTGCGACGGCGTCATGCGCACCCTCCTCCAGCGGGGTCTGGTCGAGGAGGCGGGCGCGGAACCCGAAACAGGTGCGATCCTGTACAGGACGACGAACTACTTCCTGGAGCGGATGGGCCTGCGCGGCCTGGACGAGCTCCCGGAGCTCGCGCCCTTCCTCCCGGAGGCGGAGGCGATCGAGGCCGAGACCCAGGAAGGCGTACCGTCGTTCGATCCGGATGCCCCGGACACGGACGACGGCCCCACGTCGGCCATGACTGACACGACGACGACGGAACTTTGATGCGAAGCAGTGGTAGCGGCAAGAGCGGCGGCGGGCGCGGTAACCACCGCGGTGCCGGCAACAACAGGGACCAGAAGCAGGGGCAGGGCCAGAGTCAGGGACGCCCCCGCAAGCCCCGCCCCGAGGAGCGCCGCTACGACGTGGGCCCCGGGGCGACGACGGACGGTCCGAAGTCCGGGCGCGGTGCCTCCGCGCGCGGCGGTGCCAAGGGCGGGCCGAAGCAGCCTCAGGAGCCCCGTGGGCGCGGCCGTTCGGCCCCGGCGACCTCCCGTGAGTACGACGCGCGGGCGGAGGAGCGCAACCGGGAGCGGTACGCGGGCAAGAAGGACGTCAAGCCGCCCAGGACCTTCCCGGGCGCCGAGCAGGAGGGCGAGCGGCTGCAGAAGGTCCTCGCGCGCGCGGGCTACGGCTCCCGGCGGGCCTGCGAGGAGCTGATCGAGCAGGCGCGCGTCGAGGTCAACGGCGAGATCGTCCTGGAGCAGGGCAAGCGCGTCGACCCCGAGAAGGACGAGGTCAAGGTCGACGGCCTGACCGTCGCCACGCAGTCTTACCAGTTCTTCGCGCTGAACAAGCCCGCCGGTGTCGTGTCGACCATGGAGGACCCCGAGGGCCGGCAGTGCCTCGGCGACTACGTGACCAACCGTGAGACGCGGCTGTTCCACGTCGGGCGGCTCGACACCGAGACCGAGGGCGTCATCCTGCTCACCAACCACGGTGAGCTGGCGCACCGGCTGACCCACCCCAAGTACGGGGTCAAGAAGACGTACGTCGCGCACATCGTGGGCCCGATCCCGCGCGACCTGGGCAAGCAGCTCAAGAACGGCATCCAGCTGGAGGACGGGTACGCACGCGCGGACCACTTCCGCGTGGTGCAGCAGACCGGCAAGAACTACCTAGTCGAGGTGACCCTGCACGAGGGGCGCAAGCACATCGTGCGCCGGATGCTGGCCGAGGCCGGCTTCCCCGTCGACAGCCTCGTGCGCACCGCCTTCGGGCCGATCACCCTCGGCGACCAGAAGTCGGGCTGGCTGCGCCGCCTGTCGAACACCGAGGTCGGAATGCTGATGCAGGAGGTCGACCTCTAGGTCTTCGCCGCGTTCGAGCGGTGGGCCGGTCCCGGGTTCGCCTCCGGGGCCGGCCCTTTGCCGTTCGCGGCCCCGGTCCTGGCCTTCCTTTCCCCGTAAAAGGGTTGTGCCCCGGCGCCCGCCTGTTTATAGTCGTTATGACTATTAGTCGAGGTGACCATAAAGGGGGCGGAGGTGACCGAACCCGTCGGAGCGTCGAACGGCGACGCACCCGAGGGCTATGACAAGTACGCCTACGAGCCCTTCGCCGTCACCGTCGACCTGGCCGTCTTCACCGTCCGCGCGGGCACCCTCCAGGTGCTCCTCGTCGAGCGCGGGCAGGAGCCGTACGCGGGTCGCTGGGCGCTGCCCGGCGGGTTCGTGCTGCCGGACGAGTCCGCGGAGGAGGCCGCCTGGCGCGAACTCGCGGAGGAGACCGGTGTCACGGACGCCTCCGGGCTCCACCTGGAGCAGCTGCGGACCTACAGCGAGCCGGGGAGGGACCCGCGGATGCGGGTCGTCACCGTCGCGTTCGCCGCGCTGCTCCCCGGCCCGCCCGTCCCACACGGCGGCGGTGACGCGGCCCAGGCCCAGTGGCTGCGGTTCAACGCCATCGGTCCGCTCGCCTTCGATCACGACCGCATCCTCGCCGACGCCCACGAACGCGTCGGCGCCAAGCTCGAATACACCTGTCTCGCCACCTCATTCTGTCCGCCCGAGTTCACCCTGGGCGAACTGCAGCAGGTCTACGAGACCGTGTGGGGCACTCCGCTCGACCGGCCCAACTTCCGGCGCAAGGTGCTGGCCACGCCGGGCTTCGTCGAACAGGTGTCCGGCGCCGCCCGCCTGACCGGCGGTCGCGGCAAGCCCGCCGCGCTGTACCGCGCGGGTGGGGCCACCGCTTTGCACCCGCCCCTGCTGCGACCCACCTCGGAAGGACGGCCCCGATGACCACGACGCTGCGTACGAAGCGCTCCGCCACCGGTTCCCTGATCGGACTCGCCCTCGGGGACGCCCTCGGCTTCCCGACGGAGTTCAACGACGTTCCGGCCATCCTCGCCAAGTGCGGTCCCTGGCGGATGATGGAGCTGCCGAAGCCCGCGATCGTCACGGACGACACCCAGATGACACTGGCGCTGGCGCACGGGCTGCGGACGGCCATGGACCGCGGGTCGCTCGGCGCCGAGGCTCTGGAGCGGGCCGTCCGCAAGGAGTTCGTGGAGTGGTCCCGCTCCCCGGAGAACAACCGCGCTCCCGGCGTCACCTGCATGGTGGCCTGTGACCACCTCGCGGTCGAGCGCCGGCCCTGGCAGTTCGCCAGCCAGATGCACTCCAAGGGCTGCGGCGCCAACATGCGGGTCGCGCCCCTCGGCCTGATCGGCCCCCTCAGTGACGAACAGCGCGCGGGCTCCGCCCAGTTGCAGGCCGCCCTCACCCACGGTCACCCGACCGCGCTCACCGCGGCCGACCTCACCGCACACGCGATACGGCTGCTCGCCCAGGGCGCCGAACCGATGGGCCTGGTGGGCCGGCTGCGGTCGTACGCCTACGAGAACCGCTCCCGCTACCACGCGCGCTGGCTCGGCGACCTGTGGACCCACAGCCAGGATTCCTCGCCCGAGGAGTACATCGCCCGGGGCTGGGACGAGTGCCTGGACGTCCTCGACCGCCTCGACCGAGCGGTGCGGAACCCCTCGCCCGAGACCGACCCCTGCCTGGCGACGGGCGAGGGCTGGGTCGCCGAAGAAGCCCTCGCCACCGGGCTGTTGTGCTTCCTGCTCTTCGTCGACGAGCCCGTCACCGCACTGCGCCGCGCCGCCTGCACCGCGGGCGACTCGGACTCCATCGCCTGCCTCACCGGTGCCTTCGCGGGCGCCTACCACGGACCCGGCGCCTGGCCCGCCGAGTGGGCGGACCGGATCGAGTACCAGGGCGACCTCGTGTCGCTGGGGGCCCTCTGGGACGCTTGAGGGATGACCGACGCCCTCGACATCGACCTGGCCCCCGTGGTCGCCGAACAGCCCGACCCCCTGCTCTTCGCCACCGTCTCCGGAGCTCATCTGTACGGCTTCCCCTCGCGCGACTCGGACGTCGACCTGCGCGGCGTTCATCTGCTGCCCACGGCCGAACTGATCGGGCTGCGCGAGCCGGAGGAGACCCGGTCGAGAATGTGGGACCGGGACGGTGTGGAGATGGACCTCGTCACGCACGACCTGCGCAAGTTCGTACGGCTCATGCTGCGCCGCAACGGCTGTGTGCTGGAGCAGTTGCTCTCCCCGCTCGTCGTCCACACGAGCGAGGCGCACCGCGAACTGATCGCACTGGCGCCCGGCGCCCTCACCCGCCACCACGCCCACCACTACCGGGGGTTCGGTATCACTCAGTGGCGGCTCTTCGAGAAGACCGGTGAACTCAAGTCGCTGCTCTACACGTTCCGGGTGCTGCTCACCGGCATCCACCTGATGCGCAGCGGTGAGGTGCGGGCCCATCTGCCCACGCTGCTGCCGGAGATCGGTGAAGCCCCCGAGTATCTGCCGGACCTCGTCGCGGCGAAGGCGGCGCGGGAGCACGGCAAGGCCGAGGTCGACCAGGAGCGCGTGGCGGAGGACGTGGAGCGGCTGCAGAGGGTGCTGGACGAGGAACAGGCCCTGTCAGCGCTGCCGGAGAACCCTGCCGCGTACGACGCGCTGCACGACTTCGTCGTCCGGGTGCGCCTCGACGGCCTGACAGGCTGACGCGCGCCGGGTCCGGACGACGAAGTCCTCGACCCGGGCCCGGTCCGGCTCCGGCGGCAGCGGGCTGCGGGCCGCCGCCTCCTCGGCCTCCGCGGCCAGCCGGGTCATCCAGGACTCGACCTGGGCCCACGGGACCTCGCCGCGCTTCACCGCCAGCAGGGGATCGCGCTGGTCGCCCACGTCGATGGCCAGCGCACCCGTGCGCAGCAGGTCCCGGCAGCTCATCAGGAGACGGAGCAGATGCATGGCGTGCTTCCAGCGCGGGGCGCCGTGTGTGCGGAAGTCCGTGTCCAGCTTCTTGCGCTGGCCGAGGGCGTAGCGGGCGAACGTCTCATGGGCCTGGCGGGACAGGAACGCCCCGCGCAGGGCGAGCAGTTCACGTCCCGTGGCGTCGACGTGCTCCACCAAGGGGGAGTGCAGGCACTCCAGGATGTTGGGATTGGCGCGCAGGGCCAGTCGGCAGAAGCGCTCCAGCTCCCAGCCGAACTGCTCCCGAGCCGGCCCCTCCACATGCGTCGGCGGCTTCTCGAAGCGCCAGAACAGCGCGGTGGGTGCCAGGAAGACACCCCGCCGGTCCGTGTCGCTGTCGTCCGTCGCGAGACCGAAGGCGCGCGAACCCATCACGCAGGCGTAGATCGTGTGATCGCGGACCAGGGCGTGCGGATGAGGGGGCTGCATGCCCGGGAGCGTACGTGGTGGGCTCAGGCCAGCTGAATCGAGTTTCCCGAGACCTTGATCTCCTCGGCGGGCAGCGGCCTCGTGGCCGGGCCGTTCGCCACCGCCCCGTCCGCGATCTGGAACCTGCTGCCGTGGCACGCGCAGTTGATCGTCTCGTCCGAGACGCTGCTGACGATGCAGCCCTGGTGCGTGCAGACCGCCGAGAAGGCCTTGAAATCGCCTTCCTCGGGCTGGGTCACGACGACCTTCCGGTCCTCGAAGATCCTGCCGCCCCCCACCGGGATGTCGGCCGTCCTGGCCAGCTCCTCGGCGCCGCCCGTGTCGGCCGCCCCCGGCGAGGTCTCCTCCACGGTGTCCCCGCCCGCGTCGGCGCCGTCCTCGCCGCACCCCAGGAGCAGCGCCGCCGTGCCCACCGCGCCGGTCGCCAGCACCGTGCGCCGTGTCGAACCCATCGTCATGTCGTCACTCCGAACGTGTGGAAGAACCAGAGGGCGGAGGCCGGCCGGACGACCGTGAGAGCGGCGAAGACGAGGCCGCTGGCGATCGGCAGGAGCCAGCCGGGGAGTCGCTCCGAGCGGAGCAGCAGCATCTTCGCACTGAAAACACCGAAGAAGAAGCAACCAGGAGAGAGCGCCACAAAAGGCGTTATTCGCCCGTTTGGCAGCCGAGCGCGTACAGACAGCGCACCGCCACCGGCACCGCGACCAGGAACGCCACCCGTCGCGACCAAGCGGTGCGGCACCGCCTGTCACGGCCGTCTCGGCAGGCGGGCGCCGCACGCCGGCTCGGGGCGGGCTGATTAGGCTGGTTGTGCAGAGAATCGACATGTACAGCAGCGAGGAGCAGAGCCGTGGCGGTACGAGCGGTCCGGGGCGCCGTCCAGCTTGAGCGGGACGAGGCAGGGCACATGGACGAGCAGGTCGGCGAGCTGCTCACTGCGGTTCTGGAGCGCAACGGTCTCACCCCGGACGATCTGATCAGCATCTGTTTCACGGCCACGCCCGACCTGCACAGCGACTTCCCGGCCGCCGCGGCCCGCAAGCTCGGCATCGTCGACGTGCCCCTGATCTGCGCGCAGGAGCTGGACATCGAGGGGGCCATGCCCCGGGTCGTACGGATCCTCGCGCACATCGAGTCCGACCGGTCGCGCGCCGAGGTCGCGCACGTCTACCTGGGCGCCGCCGCCGCACTCCGCAAGGACATCGCCCAGTGAGGACCGCACTCGTCATCGGCACCGGGCTGATCGGCACGTCCGCCGCCCTCGCCCTCGCCCAGCGCGGTGTGGCCGTGCACCTCACCGACCACGACCCGGAGCAGGCCCGGACGGCGGCGGCGCTCGGCGCCGGTACCGACGAGGCGCCCGAGGGCCCGGTGGACCTCGCGATCGTCGCGGCGCCGCCCGCGCATGTGGCGGCGACGCTCGCCGACGCGATGCGCCGGGGTCTCGCGCGGGGCTACCTGGACGTGGCCTCCGTCAAGGGCGGCCCACGCCGTGAGCTGGAGGAGCTGGGCCTCGACCTGTCCTCCTACATCGGTACGCACCCCATGTCCGGCCGTGAGAAGTCCGGCCCGCTGGCCGCCACCGGCGACCTCTTCGAGGGGCGCCCCTGGGTGCTGACGCCCACCCGGGACACCGACACCGAGGTGCTGAACCTCGCACTGGAGCTGGTCTCGCACTGCCGGGCCGTGCCGGTGGTCATGGACGCGGACGCCCACGACCGGGCCGTCGCCCTGGTCTCGCACATGCCGCACCTCGTCTCCAGCCTGGTCGCCGCGCGTCTGCAGCACGCGGAGGAGTCGGCCGTACGGCTGTGCGGTCAGGGCATCCGGGACGTGACCCGGATCGCGGCCTCCGACCCGCGCATGTGGATCGACATCCTCTCCGCCAACCCCGGTCCGGTCGCCGACCTCCTCGCCGACGTCTCCGCCGACCTCGACGAGACCGTCCAGGCCCTGCGCTCCCTCCAGGCCTCCGACGAGGCCAAGCGCCGTGAGGGCGTCACCGGAATCGAGGACGTCCTCCGCCGCGGCAACGCCGGCCAGATCCGCGTCCCCGGCAAACACGGCTCCGCTCCGCGGTCCTACGAGGTCGTGGCCGTCCTGATCGACGACCAGCCGGGCCAACTGGCTCGCATCTTCGCCGACGCGGGCGCCGCCGGGGTCAACATCGAGGACATCCGCATCGAACACGCCACCGGGCAACAGGCCGGCCTGGTCCAACTGATGGTGGAGCCGAAGGCGGCGGTGGTACTGACGGGGGCGCTGCGGGAGCGGGGCTGGGCGATTCGGCAGTAGGGGCGGCGGGAGGACCCGACAGCGGGTGCGGCCGGATGGGCTACGGGCAACCAGTACCCTGGTCCGGGGCGCTTTCCGTGCCGCCCCACCACCTCGGACCAGGAAAGGTGCTCCCCAGTGGAACGCGCCACAGTGATCGTTGCCATCGACGGCCCTTCCGGCACGGGCAAGTCGAGCACCTCGAAGGCCGTGGCCGCGCAGCTCGGACTGAGCTACCTGGACACGGGCGCCCAGTACCGGGCGATCACATGGTGGATGGTCAACAACAGCATCGACATCGAGGACCCCTCGGCGATAGCCGCCGTCGCGGGGAAGCCGGACATCGTCTCGGGGACCGACCCGTCGGGCCCGACCATCACCGTGGACGGTACGGACGTCGCCGGGCCGATCCGCACCCAGGAGGTCACCTCCAAGGTCAGCGCGGTCAGCGCGGTGCCGGAGGTGCGGGCGCGGATCACCGAGCTGCAGCGTTCCATCGCGTCGGGTGCCGGGAACGGCATCGTCGTCGAAGGCCGCGACATCGGCACGACCGTACTGCCGGACGCGGACCTGAAGATCTTCCTCACCGCCTCCCCGGAGGCCCGCGCCGCCCGCCGCAGCGGTGAGCTGAAGGGCACCGACGTCCACGCGACCCGCGAGGCCCTGCTCAAGCGGGACGCGGCCGACTCCAGCCGGAAGACCTCGCCGCTCGCCAAGGCGGACGACGCGGTCGAGGTGGACACCTCGCACCTCACCCTCCAGCAGGTCATCGAGTGCGTGGTCACCCTCGTCGAGGAGAAGCGGGCGGGAAAGTGAGCGGGGCTCTTTCGGCAGAGGCTCCTTCGGTACGGGGTGCCGAGGTCGGCCGGCGTATCGGCGTCGGGCTGATGTACGGGCTGTGGAAGCCACGCGTCCTGGGAGCCTGGCGGGTCCCCACGACCGGTCCGGTGATCCTCGCCGTCAACCACTCCCACAACATCGACGGCCCGATGGTCATGGGCGTGGCACCCCGCCCGACGCACTTCCTGATCAAGAAGGAGGCGTTCATCGGTCCCCTCGACCCCTTCCTGCTCGGCATCGGGCAGGTGAAGGTGGACCGTTCGACCGCCGACCGCGCCGCCATCACCCAGGCGCTCGCCGTCCTGGCGGGCGGCGGAGTGCTGGGCATCTTCCCGGAGGGCACCCGCGGCGAGGGCGACTTCGCCTCGCTGCGCGCCGGGCTCTCCTACTTCGCCGTGCGCAGCGGAGCGCCGATCGTCCCGGTGGCCGTCCTGGGAAGCACGGAGCGGCGAGGACGGTTGATGAAGGGGCTGCCCCCGCTGCGCTCCCGCGTCGACGTCGTC
Coding sequences:
- a CDS encoding nucleotidyltransferase domain-containing protein; protein product: MTDALDIDLAPVVAEQPDPLLFATVSGAHLYGFPSRDSDVDLRGVHLLPTAELIGLREPEETRSRMWDRDGVEMDLVTHDLRKFVRLMLRRNGCVLEQLLSPLVVHTSEAHRELIALAPGALTRHHAHHYRGFGITQWRLFEKTGELKSLLYTFRVLLTGIHLMRSGEVRAHLPTLLPEIGEAPEYLPDLVAAKAAREHGKAEVDQERVAEDVERLQRVLDEEQALSALPENPAAYDALHDFVVRVRLDGLTG
- a CDS encoding nucleotidyltransferase domain-containing protein; protein product: MQPPHPHALVRDHTIYACVMGSRAFGLATDDSDTDRRGVFLAPTALFWRFEKPPTHVEGPAREQFGWELERFCRLALRANPNILECLHSPLVEHVDATGRELLALRGAFLSRQAHETFARYALGQRKKLDTDFRTHGAPRWKHAMHLLRLLMSCRDLLRTGALAIDVGDQRDPLLAVKRGEVPWAQVESWMTRLAAEAEEAAARSPLPPEPDRARVEDFVVRTRRASACQAVEAHPDDEVVQRVVRGRVLRQR
- a CDS encoding Rieske (2Fe-2S) protein — its product is MTMGSTRRTVLATGAVGTAALLLGCGEDGADAGGDTVEETSPGAADTGGAEELARTADIPVGGGRIFEDRKVVVTQPEEGDFKAFSAVCTHQGCIVSSVSDETINCACHGSRFQIADGAVANGPATRPLPAEEIKVSGNSIQLA
- the aroH gene encoding chorismate mutase; this encodes MAVRAVRGAVQLERDEAGHMDEQVGELLTAVLERNGLTPDDLISICFTATPDLHSDFPAAAARKLGIVDVPLICAQELDIEGAMPRVVRILAHIESDRSRAEVAHVYLGAAAALRKDIAQ
- a CDS encoding prephenate dehydrogenase, with protein sequence MRTALVIGTGLIGTSAALALAQRGVAVHLTDHDPEQARTAAALGAGTDEAPEGPVDLAIVAAPPAHVAATLADAMRRGLARGYLDVASVKGGPRRELEELGLDLSSYIGTHPMSGREKSGPLAATGDLFEGRPWVLTPTRDTDTEVLNLALELVSHCRAVPVVMDADAHDRAVALVSHMPHLVSSLVAARLQHAEESAVRLCGQGIRDVTRIAASDPRMWIDILSANPGPVADLLADVSADLDETVQALRSLQASDEAKRREGVTGIEDVLRRGNAGQIRVPGKHGSAPRSYEVVAVLIDDQPGQLARIFADAGAAGVNIEDIRIEHATGQQAGLVQLMVEPKAAVVLTGALRERGWAIRQ
- the cmk gene encoding (d)CMP kinase, whose amino-acid sequence is MERATVIVAIDGPSGTGKSSTSKAVAAQLGLSYLDTGAQYRAITWWMVNNSIDIEDPSAIAAVAGKPDIVSGTDPSGPTITVDGTDVAGPIRTQEVTSKVSAVSAVPEVRARITELQRSIASGAGNGIVVEGRDIGTTVLPDADLKIFLTASPEARAARRSGELKGTDVHATREALLKRDAADSSRKTSPLAKADDAVEVDTSHLTLQQVIECVVTLVEEKRAGK
- a CDS encoding lysophospholipid acyltransferase family protein: MRGHPRRGEAGGKVSGALSAEAPSVRGAEVGRRIGVGLMYGLWKPRVLGAWRVPTTGPVILAVNHSHNIDGPMVMGVAPRPTHFLIKKEAFIGPLDPFLLGIGQVKVDRSTADRAAITQALAVLAGGGVLGIFPEGTRGEGDFASLRAGLSYFAVRSGAPIVPVAVLGSTERRGRLMKGLPPLRSRVDVVFGDPFEAGDGSGRRTRKALDEATERIQKQLGAHLENARRLTGR